One Cervus canadensis isolate Bull #8, Minnesota chromosome 13, ASM1932006v1, whole genome shotgun sequence DNA segment encodes these proteins:
- the PLEKHG5 gene encoding pleckstrin homology domain-containing family G member 5 isoform X3, whose translation MGTGPGVSGRRAASRPSPGLPSRDSEPGWAGGRGRNGEGQVCHHADCQQLHHRGPLNLCEVCDSKFHSAMHYDGHVRFDLPPQGSVLARNVSTRSCPPRTSPAVDLEEEEESCMDGKGDRKSTGLKLSKKKARRRHTDDPSKECFTLKFDLNVDIETEIVPAMKKKSLGEVLLPVFERKGIALGKVDIYLDQSNTPLSLTFEAYRFGGHYLRVKAKPGDEGKVEQGVKDSKSLSLPILRQAGAGPPAQERVDPQSRRESLDILAPGRRRKNMSEFLGEASIPGQEPPTPSSCSLPSGSSSGSSSSSSGSDSWKNRAASRFSGFFSSGPSTSAYGREMDKMEQLEGKLHAYGLFGLPRLPRRLRFDHDSWEEEGDEEEDEGDAGLRLEDSWRELIDGHEKLTRRQCHQQEAVWELLHTEASYIKKLRVITNLFLCCLLNLQESGLLCEVEAERLFSNIPEIARLHRGLWGSVMAPVLEKARRTRALLQPGDFLKGFKMFGSLFKPYIRYCMEEEGCMEYMRGLLRDNDLFRAYITWAEKHQQCQRLKLSDMLAKPHQRLTKYPLLLKSVLRKTDEPRAKEAVVTMIGSVERFIHHVNACMRQRQERQRLAAVVSRIDAYEVVEGSNDEVDKLLKEFLHLDLTAPIPGASPEETRQLLLEGSLRMKEGKDSKMDVYCFLFTDLLLVTKAVKKAERTKVIRPPLLVDKIVCRELRDPGSFLLIYLNEFHSAVGAYTFQASGQALCRGWVDAIYNAQNQLQQLRVQEHPGNQQHLQSLEEEEDEQEEEEEEEEEGGESSTSAASSPTILRKSSHSLDSQHCASDGSTETLAMVVVEPGELLSSPEFGGGPFSSQSDETSLSTTASSVTPTSELLPLGPVDGRSCSMDSAYGTLSPTSLQDFMAPAPMAESAPRPPELPPAPSPPPSPRLHRRTPVQLLPCLPHLLKSKSEASLLQLLSGATTRRAPPAPSRSLSEVCLAATVPGMRTQGSCQEAGPSWYCQGAPGPGPQLAELEGGAHCPGGEPEGPTRRSRELSSGASTRVQPEPPPGISAQHRKLTLAQLYRIRTTLLLNSTLTAS comes from the exons ATGGGGACGGGACCCGGCGTCTCCGGGCGCCGCGCGGCCTCCAGGCCCAGCCCCGGGCTGCCCTCCCGAGACTCCGAGCCCGGCTGGGCAGGGGGTCGCGGCCGCAACGGGGAAGGCCAG GTATGCCACCACGCCGACTGCCAGCAGCTGCACCACCGGGGCCCCCTCAACCTCTGCGAGGTCTGTGACAGCAAGTTCCACAGCGCCATGCATTATGATGGGCACGTCCGCTTCGACCTGCCCCCCCAAG GCTCTGTCCTGGCTCGGAATGTGTCCACCCGGTCATGCCCCCCACGCACCAGTCCTGCCGTGgacttggaggaggaggaggagagctgTATGGACGGCAAGGG GGACCGAAAGAGCACAGGCCTGAAACTCTCCAAGAAGAAAGCCAGGAGGAGACACACAGAT GACCCAAGCAAGGAGTGCTTCACCCTGAAATTTGACCTGAACGTGGATATTGAGACAGAGATTGTACCAGCCATGAAGAAGAAGTCTCTGGG GGAGGTGCTGCTGCCAGTATTTGAAAGGAAGGGCATTGCACTGGGCAAAGTGGACATCTACCTGGACCAGTCCAACACGCCCCTGTCCCTCACCTTTGAGGCTTACAGGTTTGGGGGACACTACCTGCGGGTCAAAG CCAAGCCAGGGGATGAAGGGAAGGTGGAGCAGGGGGTGAAGGACTCCAAGTCCCTGAGTCTGCCGATCCTGCGGCAAGCCGGGGCCGGGCCCCCAGCCCAGGAGCGCGTGGACCCCCAGAGCCGCCGGGAGAGCCTGGATATCCTG GCCCCTGGTCGCCGACGCAAGAACATGTCAGAGTTCCTGGGGGAGGCCAGCATCCCTGGGCAGGAGCCCCCCACACCCTCCAGCTGCTCTCTGCCCAGcggcagcagcagtggcagcagcagcagcagcagtggcagtgACAGCTGGAAGAACCGGGCAGCCAGTCGCTTCAGTGGCTTCTTCAGCTCAGGCCCCAGCACCAGCGCCTACGGCCGG GAGATGGACAAGATGGAGCAGCTGGAGGGCAAGCTGCATGCCTACGGCCTCTTCGGGCTGCCCAGGCTGCCCCGGAGGCTGCGCTTTGACCATGACTCCTGGGAGGAAGAAGGTGACGAAGAGGAGGATGAGGGTGACGCTGGACTGCGGCTGGAGGACAGCTGGCGGGAGCTCATTGACGGGCACGAG AAGCTGACCCGGCGGCAGTGCCACCAGCAGGAGGCGGTCTGGGAGCTCCTGCACACGGAGGCCTCCTACATTAAGAAGCTGAGGGTGATCACCAAC CTGTTCCTGTGCTGCCTTCTGAACCTGCAAGAGTCGGGACTGCTGTGTGAG GTGGAGGCGGAACGCCTGTTCAGTAACATCCCGGAGATCGCGCGGCTGCACCGCGGGCTGTGGGGCAGCGTGATGGCGCCGGTGCTGGAGAAGGCGCGGCGCACGCGGGCGCTGCTGCAGCCCGGGGATTTCCTCAAAGGCTTTAAGATG TTCGGCTCCCTCTTCAAGCCCTACATCCGATACTGCATGGAGGAGGAGGGCTGCATGGAGTACATGCGCGGCCTGCTGCGCGACAACGACCTCTTCCGAGCTTACATCACG TGGGCCGAGAAGCACCAGCAGTGCCAGCGGCTGAAGCTGAGCGACATGCTGGCCAAGCCCCACCAGCGACTCACCAAGTACCCGCTGCTGCTCAAGTCGGTGCTAAGAAAGACCGACGAACCGCGCGCCAAGGAGGCCGTTGTCACCATG ATCGGCTCGGTGGAACGCTTCATCCACCACGTGAACGCGTGCATGCGGCAGCGCCAGGAGCGGCAGCGGCTGGCGGCTGTGGTGAGTCGCATCGACGCCTACGAGGTGGTGGAGGGCAGCAACGACGAGGTGGACAAG ctcctgaaGGAATTTCTACATCTGGACCTGACAGCCCCCATCCCTGGAGCCTCTCCGGAGGAGACACGTCAGCTGCTGCTGGAAGGGAGCCTGAGGATGAAGGAGGGGAAGGACAGCAAG ATGGACGTGTACTGTTTTCTCTTCACTGACCTGCTCTTGGTGACCAAGGCAGTGAAGAAGGCCGAGAGGACCAAGGTGATCAGGCCACCGCTGCTGGTGGACAAGATCGTGTGCCGGGAGCTTCGGGACCCAG gctccttcctcctcaTCTACCTGAACGAGTTCCACAGTGCTGTGGGGGCCTACACGTTCCAGGCCAGTGGCCAGGCTTTGTGCCGTGGCTGGGTGGATGCCATCTACAATGCCCAG AACCAGCTGCAGCAGCTGCGTGTGCAGGAGCACCCAGGCAACCAGCAGCACCTGCAGAgcctggaagaggaggaggatgagcaagaggaggaggaggaagaggaggaggaaggcggGGAGAGTAGCACTTCGGCTGCCAGCTCCCCTACCATTCTGCGCAAAAGCAGCCACAGCCTTGACTCCCAGCACTG TGCCTCGGACGGCTCTACGGAGACCCTGgccatggtggtggtggagcCTGGGGAGTTGCTGTCCTCTCCTGAATTCGGGGGCGGCCCCTTCAGCTCCCAGTCAGACGAGACCTCTCTCAGCACCACCGCCTCATCTGTCACTCCTACCAGCGAGCTGCTGCCCCTGGGCCCTGTGGACGGGCGCTCCTGCTCCATGGACTCCGCCTACGGCAccctttcccccacctccctgcaaGACTTTATGGCCCCAGCCCCCATGGCGGAGTCAGCACCCCGGCCCCCAGAGTTACCACCAGCCCCGTCACCCCCACCCTCGCCCCGCCTCCACCGCCGCACTCCTGTCCAGCTGctgccctgcctgccccaccTGCTCAAGTCCAAATCCGAGGCCAGCCTCCTCCAGCTGCTGTCAGGGGCCACCACCCGCAGAGCGCCCCCAGCCCCTAGCCGCAGCCTGTCGGAAGTCTGCCTGGCTGCTACCGTCCCTGGCATGAGGACTCAGGGCTCCTGTCAGGAAGCTGGGCCCAGCTGGTATTGCCAGGGGGCACCTGGCCCTGGCCCCCAGCTGGCAGAGCTAGAGGGTGGAGCCCACTGTCCAGGTGGGGAGCCGGAAGGACCCACCAGGAGGAGCAGAGAGCTGTCCTCGGGGGCCTCGACCAGGGTCCAGCCTGAGCCTCCCCCGGGGATCTCGGCCCAGCACAGGAAGCTGACGCTGGCCCAGCTCTACCGAATCAGGACTACCCTGCTGCTTAACTCCACCCTCACTGCCTCGTGA